One genomic segment of Paenibacillus durus includes these proteins:
- a CDS encoding cytochrome c biogenesis CcdA family protein, translating to MSNINAGIALAAGLASFISPCCLPLYPSYLSYITGLSVQQLRTGEQRREARLRTLSHTLAFILGFSAVFYTLGFGAGVFGQFFIEQRELIRQLSAILIIAMGLFLLGIFQPRFLMRERKLEFSRKPAGYVGSFIFGIGFSAGWSPCIGPILTAIIALSASEPGTWLKLITAYSIGFALPFFVLAFFVGGARRLLKYSGPLMKIGGALMVFMGILLFTDQMFRITIWLQGITPGWLKF from the coding sequence GTGTCCAACATTAACGCGGGAATCGCTTTAGCCGCCGGTCTGGCTTCATTCATTTCCCCCTGCTGTCTGCCGCTGTATCCTTCTTATTTATCATACATAACCGGGCTGTCGGTCCAGCAGCTAAGAACGGGAGAACAGAGAAGGGAAGCCCGTCTTCGTACGCTCAGCCATACACTGGCGTTCATTCTGGGGTTTTCGGCCGTCTTTTATACGCTCGGCTTCGGCGCCGGGGTATTTGGGCAGTTCTTCATCGAACAGCGCGAGCTGATCCGCCAATTGTCCGCTATCTTGATTATTGCGATGGGACTGTTTCTGCTGGGCATTTTTCAGCCCCGCTTCCTTATGCGCGAGCGTAAGCTGGAATTCAGCCGGAAACCGGCGGGGTATGTCGGCTCCTTTATTTTCGGCATCGGCTTCTCCGCCGGCTGGTCTCCCTGCATTGGTCCGATCCTGACGGCGATTATCGCCCTGTCGGCGAGCGAACCGGGAACCTGGCTGAAGCTGATTACGGCGTACAGCATCGGGTTCGCGCTGCCTTTTTTCGTGCTGGCCTTTTTCGTTGGGGGGGCGCGGCGGCTGCTGAAATATTCGGGTCCTCTGATGAAAATCGGCGGAGCGCTGATGGTCTTTATGGGCATCCTGCTGTTTACGGATCAGATGTTCCGCATTACCATTTGGCTGCAGGGCATTACTCCGGGTTGGCTTAAGTTCTAA
- a CDS encoding metal ABC transporter ATP-binding protein, giving the protein MQPVSLDCHQHMIDIQNLSFSYGEQKVISDLNLTVRERDFVGIIGSNGAGKTTLLKMIVGLLPATEGEISLFGQPVRKFKDWERIGYVPQKNAFNPLFPATVREVVMSGLYNNKKVFRRISRAEQCKCDDALEVMRIQGIQNKRVGMLSGGQQQRVFLARALINHPDLLILDEPTVGIDIETQAAFFDLITHMHAHHHMTFLMVSHDIDMIQNYLGKDPLKCNGKINFYSRHSHELQNCAAKDLQHTLT; this is encoded by the coding sequence ATGCAACCGGTATCCCTGGACTGCCACCAGCATATGATCGATATACAGAACCTATCGTTTTCCTACGGGGAACAGAAGGTCATTTCCGATTTGAATTTAACAGTGAGAGAACGTGATTTTGTCGGCATTATCGGCTCGAATGGAGCCGGCAAAACTACACTGCTTAAAATGATTGTCGGCCTGCTTCCGGCAACCGAAGGCGAGATCAGCTTGTTCGGCCAGCCGGTCCGCAAGTTCAAGGATTGGGAACGAATCGGTTATGTGCCGCAAAAAAATGCGTTCAACCCGCTGTTTCCCGCCACGGTACGGGAAGTAGTCATGTCCGGACTTTACAACAACAAAAAAGTATTCCGCCGCATCTCCCGTGCCGAGCAGTGTAAATGTGATGACGCATTGGAAGTTATGCGCATTCAGGGCATTCAGAACAAACGGGTAGGCATGCTGTCCGGCGGCCAGCAGCAGCGCGTCTTTCTGGCGCGGGCGCTGATTAACCATCCGGATCTGCTCATTCTGGACGAACCTACGGTCGGCATCGACATCGAGACGCAGGCTGCATTCTTCGATCTGATTACGCATATGCATGCCCATCATCATATGACATTCCTGATGGTTTCGCATGACATCGATATGATTCAGAACTATCTTGGCAAGGACCCTTTGAAGTGTAACGGCAAAATCAATTTCTATTCCCGCCATTCGCATGAGCTTCAGAACTGCGCCGCCAAAGACCTGCAGCATACGCTCACATAA
- a CDS encoding family 10 glycosylhydrolase, which produces MKLKNWVIGMLLIVLCVPLLSSGAARAASAVITIELDGIPLASDVPPYMTFRNVTMVPLGVISQGLGAQVVWNQSSRTVTIVKDGIELKLMSGKKTAVVNGASVALDNSVVIRQGRIMVPIRFVAENLGLQVVWNKAAKQISLYTDAEPAQASDPVNPQTPSVPVIPKPTVSSIPGAGSKAMKGVWISSVFNLDWPSASSMGKIDQQKKEFISMLDKLKAIGFNAVFVQVRPSGDSLYPSSLVPWSKVLTGTQGKDPGYDPLEFMIDAAHARGMQFHAWFNPFRATTDASTSSLAANHVAKAHPEWMVKAYNKLYINPGIPEARQSIIDTVLEVVRGYSIDGVHLDDYFYPSSSFDDDSTFNTYNANHIASKDDWRRDNINDFVRELGKQIHALRPEVSYGISPFGVWRNIKMDSTGSDTTAGVSAYDDIYADVRTWIKQDWVDYIAPQIYWSLSFDVARYDKLVEWWANEVRNTGVKLYIGQAAYKVGAADQSAEWQSGEQIINQLKFNEKFAEVQGSIMFRANDIVVRNPSDLSSLLTFYFKS; this is translated from the coding sequence ATGAAACTGAAGAATTGGGTCATCGGAATGCTGCTTATTGTTCTCTGTGTACCGCTGTTGTCTTCCGGTGCCGCTCGGGCGGCATCAGCTGTAATTACAATTGAACTGGACGGAATCCCGCTTGCGAGCGACGTGCCGCCGTATATGACTTTCAGAAATGTAACAATGGTGCCGCTCGGAGTGATCAGCCAAGGTCTGGGCGCGCAGGTGGTATGGAATCAGAGCAGCAGGACCGTTACGATCGTCAAGGACGGCATTGAGCTGAAGCTCATGAGTGGCAAAAAAACGGCAGTGGTCAACGGAGCCTCCGTTGCTCTGGATAATTCGGTCGTAATCAGGCAGGGGCGGATTATGGTGCCGATTCGGTTCGTGGCGGAGAATCTCGGCCTTCAGGTTGTATGGAATAAAGCCGCCAAGCAGATTTCGCTATATACGGACGCCGAGCCGGCGCAAGCAAGCGATCCGGTAAATCCGCAGACGCCCTCCGTACCCGTTATTCCGAAGCCAACTGTCTCCAGTATTCCCGGTGCAGGCTCCAAGGCGATGAAAGGGGTTTGGATATCCAGCGTATTCAATCTGGACTGGCCCTCTGCGTCTTCGATGGGGAAGATCGATCAGCAGAAAAAAGAGTTCATCAGCATGCTCGACAAGCTGAAAGCCATCGGCTTCAATGCCGTATTCGTGCAGGTTCGCCCAAGCGGCGACAGCCTGTACCCGTCTTCGCTTGTTCCCTGGTCCAAGGTGCTGACCGGCACCCAGGGCAAGGACCCGGGCTATGATCCGCTGGAGTTCATGATCGACGCGGCGCATGCACGGGGAATGCAGTTCCATGCCTGGTTCAATCCGTTCCGGGCGACGACGGACGCTTCTACGTCCTCACTTGCCGCCAATCATGTCGCCAAGGCGCATCCGGAGTGGATGGTCAAGGCGTACAACAAGCTCTACATTAACCCGGGAATCCCGGAGGCGCGTCAGAGCATCATCGATACAGTGCTTGAAGTCGTGAGAGGCTACTCGATCGACGGCGTTCATCTGGACGACTATTTCTATCCGTCTTCCTCTTTTGATGATGACAGCACATTCAATACCTATAACGCTAACCATATCGCAAGCAAAGACGACTGGCGGCGTGATAATATCAACGACTTTGTTCGCGAGCTCGGGAAGCAGATTCATGCGCTGAGGCCCGAGGTTTCATACGGAATCAGCCCCTTTGGCGTCTGGCGCAATATCAAGATGGACAGCACCGGTTCGGATACGACGGCAGGCGTGTCCGCATATGACGATATATACGCCGACGTCCGGACCTGGATCAAGCAGGATTGGGTCGATTATATCGCTCCGCAAATTTATTGGAGCCTATCCTTTGATGTAGCCAGGTACGACAAGCTGGTGGAATGGTGGGCGAACGAGGTTCGGAATACGGGCGTGAAGCTGTATATCGGCCAGGCGGCCTATAAAGTGGGCGCGGCGGACCAAAGCGCCGAATGGCAGAGCGGCGAGCAGATTATCAACCAGTTGAAATTCAACGAAAAATTCGCTGAAGTGCAGGGCAGCATCATGTTCCGGGCCAATGATATTGTGGTGCGCAATCCATCAGATTTAAGCAGCTTGCTAACCTTTTATTTTAAATCCTAA
- a CDS encoding metal ABC transporter permease, protein MDILFSDFFQRALAGGLLIGITAPLMGVFLVLRRLSMIGDSLAHVTIAGVALGFLTGFYPLGAGLIFAVAASFGIEKLRKAYKSYAELSIAVIMSGGVALASLFFTLGKGYNADVISYLFGSIYTLDNTDLLVVGIVTLVVVTVMSVFFKEFFLLSFEEDAASVSGLPVKMLNVLITVLTALVISTAIKIVGSLLVSALLTIPVAISLLLSRSFRISVILSVVIAEIAVVSGLVIAGIWNLAPGATIVLLLIALLALTLAGKKGVRL, encoded by the coding sequence TTGGATATTTTATTCAGCGATTTTTTTCAGCGGGCGCTCGCGGGCGGCCTGTTGATTGGGATTACGGCGCCGCTTATGGGCGTTTTTCTTGTGCTTAGAAGGTTGTCCATGATTGGGGACTCGCTGGCCCATGTCACAATCGCCGGGGTGGCGCTCGGATTTCTGACCGGCTTTTACCCGCTGGGAGCAGGGCTGATTTTTGCCGTCGCGGCTTCATTCGGGATAGAGAAGCTCCGTAAGGCCTACAAGAGTTACGCGGAGCTGTCGATCGCCGTTATTATGTCGGGCGGCGTGGCGCTGGCCTCATTATTTTTTACCTTGGGAAAAGGATATAACGCCGATGTCATCAGCTACCTGTTCGGCAGCATTTATACGCTTGACAATACCGATCTTCTGGTCGTTGGCATCGTGACCCTTGTGGTGGTAACCGTAATGTCGGTGTTTTTCAAGGAATTCTTTCTGCTCAGCTTCGAGGAAGACGCCGCCAGCGTGAGCGGACTGCCTGTTAAGATGCTTAATGTGCTGATCACGGTTCTGACGGCGCTCGTCATCAGCACCGCGATCAAAATCGTCGGCTCTCTGCTCGTATCCGCGCTCCTGACTATTCCGGTGGCGATCAGCCTGCTGCTGTCGCGCAGCTTTAGGATCTCCGTTATTTTATCGGTTGTTATAGCGGAAATCGCCGTTGTCAGCGGGCTGGTCATTGCGGGGATCTGGAATCTCGCGCCGGGTGCAACGATTGTTCTACTGCTGATTGCCCTTCTCGCGCTGACACTGGCCGGTAAAAAAGGAGTTCGCCTGTAG
- a CDS encoding patatin-like phospholipase family protein has product MEINAVFEGGGVKGISLAGAVQASEEAGVTFKRVAGTSSGSIVASLLAAGYSGEEMSRIIQGTSFRSFLKRSPFFNTKLIGPALRVMLKKGLYSGEALESWIRGILRQRGIVSFRDLPPGKLSIIASDITDGRLVVLPEGLEEYGINPDNFEVAKAVRISCSIPYFFDPVILRRSGKAAEGKSFAEQFVYMVDGGLLSNFPMWLFEEKEPGVQGAVKVPVVGYQMVGRTAPQANRITGPFSMLQALVGTMLSAHDERYIEQEKFVRTVKIPTLGIGTVQFELTPEESTSLYNSGYHAGKEFFQKWRPGRFEKLLIINKKASSHF; this is encoded by the coding sequence ATGGAGATCAATGCGGTCTTTGAAGGAGGCGGCGTAAAGGGCATTTCGCTTGCAGGGGCGGTTCAGGCGTCGGAGGAAGCGGGTGTTACATTCAAAAGGGTGGCAGGCACCTCCTCAGGCTCTATTGTCGCCTCACTGCTTGCAGCCGGGTACAGCGGGGAGGAAATGAGCAGAATTATTCAGGGCACCTCGTTCCGATCTTTTTTGAAACGCTCGCCATTCTTCAATACCAAGCTAATCGGTCCCGCCCTGCGGGTGATGCTGAAAAAAGGGCTCTACTCGGGAGAGGCGCTGGAATCATGGATACGCGGCATTTTACGGCAGAGGGGAATTGTTTCTTTTCGAGATCTTCCTCCGGGCAAGCTGTCGATCATCGCTTCCGACATTACAGATGGCCGGCTTGTTGTCCTGCCTGAGGGACTTGAGGAGTATGGGATCAACCCCGATAATTTTGAGGTGGCCAAGGCGGTGCGCATAAGCTGCAGCATCCCCTATTTCTTTGATCCGGTGATACTGCGCAGGAGCGGGAAAGCGGCGGAAGGAAAGTCTTTTGCCGAACAGTTTGTCTATATGGTGGACGGAGGATTGCTGAGCAATTTTCCGATGTGGCTGTTTGAGGAAAAAGAGCCCGGCGTGCAGGGTGCGGTAAAGGTTCCGGTAGTCGGCTATCAGATGGTCGGGCGCACAGCACCCCAGGCCAACCGGATCACAGGACCGTTCAGTATGCTCCAGGCACTGGTCGGAACGATGCTGTCGGCGCATGACGAGCGCTATATTGAGCAGGAAAAGTTCGTCCGTACCGTCAAAATTCCCACACTCGGGATCGGTACGGTCCAATTTGAACTGACCCCTGAAGAGAGCACGTCACTGTACAATTCCGGATACCATGCGGGAAAGGAGTTTTTCCAGAAATGGCGTCCGGGACGGTTTGAGAAGCTGCTGATTATAAATAAAAAAGCGTCCTCGCATTTTTGA
- the mntR gene encoding transcriptional regulator MntR gives MPTPSMEDYLERIYKLIDEKGYARVSDIAEGLEVHPSSVTKMIQKLDKDEYLIYEKYRGLVLTTKGKKVGKRLVDRHKLLEEFLAIIGVQEQNIYRDVEGIEHHLSWDSITCIESLVEFFRRDESRIQMLNQIHQELYSES, from the coding sequence ATGCCAACACCCAGCATGGAGGATTATTTGGAGCGCATATACAAGCTGATCGACGAAAAAGGCTATGCGCGGGTATCGGATATTGCGGAGGGCCTGGAGGTTCATCCCTCTTCCGTTACCAAAATGATCCAAAAACTGGATAAGGACGAATATCTCATCTATGAGAAATATCGTGGGCTCGTCCTGACCACTAAAGGAAAAAAAGTAGGGAAACGTCTGGTGGACCGCCATAAGCTGCTGGAAGAGTTTCTCGCGATAATTGGCGTTCAGGAGCAAAATATTTACCGGGATGTCGAGGGAATTGAGCATCATTTGAGCTGGGATTCCATTACATGCATAGAGTCTCTTGTGGAATTTTTCCGCCGGGATGAGAGCAGAATTCAGATGTTAAATCAGATTCATCAGGAATTATACAGCGAATCATGA